The Bordetella sp. FB-8 genome includes a window with the following:
- a CDS encoding flagellar brake protein translates to MLKSWLRKLHAVALARGASGADAHDAQPESSGKHLEIVHLLRSVRDEQSLAIISLNGQADNGVTTLLEVVQQAKMLVFAGLSDSGLTEQLLANRGPHVVSTSCDQVYLMFEIEGLEKTDYFGRPALKAGLPRTVTYMQRRDAFRTAVPPDKDVNCTILQKDAAIHPTAGRLAVRDLSVTGLALADPARVLDAEYGSLYAARLDIPRAGAFDVNLSVIHASGEEPAYNGTAKARRIGCSFVDMPWSVRIRIQSFVSDLQREEIMRQRGLSGHGKMPPSA, encoded by the coding sequence TTGCTGAAGTCCTGGCTGCGTAAGTTGCACGCCGTGGCGCTTGCCAGGGGAGCGTCCGGCGCGGACGCGCATGATGCCCAGCCTGAATCGAGCGGCAAGCACCTGGAAATCGTCCATTTGCTGCGCTCGGTGCGCGACGAGCAGTCCCTGGCGATCATTTCGCTGAACGGACAGGCCGACAACGGCGTCACCACGCTTCTGGAAGTCGTCCAGCAGGCCAAGATGCTTGTCTTTGCCGGTTTGTCCGATTCCGGCCTGACCGAGCAGCTACTGGCTAACCGCGGCCCGCACGTGGTCTCGACTTCCTGCGACCAGGTCTATCTCATGTTCGAGATCGAAGGCCTGGAGAAGACGGATTATTTCGGCCGTCCCGCACTCAAGGCCGGCCTGCCCAGGACTGTCACCTACATGCAGCGGCGCGATGCCTTTCGTACCGCCGTCCCGCCGGACAAGGACGTGAATTGCACGATTCTGCAGAAGGACGCCGCCATCCATCCCACGGCCGGCCGGCTGGCCGTGCGCGATCTGAGCGTGACGGGCCTGGCCCTGGCCGATCCGGCGCGCGTGCTCGATGCCGAGTACGGCAGCCTCTACGCGGCCCGGCTGGACATCCCCCGTGCGGGCGCCTTCGATGTAAACCTGAGCGTGATCCATGCCAGCGGCGAAGAGCCCGCTTACAATGGCACGGCCAAGGCGCGCCGCATCGGCTGCTCCTTCGTCGATATGCCCTGGAGCGTGCGCATCCGCATCCAGAGCTTCGTCAGCGACCTGCAGCGCGAGGAAATCATGCGTCAACGCGGTCTGTCGGGCCACGGTAAAATGCCGCCATCCGCCTGA